From Flavobacterium sp. 102, a single genomic window includes:
- a CDS encoding RteC domain-containing protein, whose protein sequence is MKLLSQKLLSELQLRLDIIHSETTEPLDYAEKGIKASIAVLEKLKTKFISHVFQDKGEEIDFFRNYKPQLASKLIYYNEVYTITSNKPIGSKKAIRNYYKTELDKLEIFFNENLEFYRYYRTGNQALDNKYFLRGKYDVRLTLDSFYFQADQRFSTSHDYKVAQILANDAIKVFLESEILKLVSNSENPSSLYRHNGQSWTGSKVALIELIYALHAEGVFNNGQSELKEVVKSFESAFDIDLGQFNRVFLEIRARKSERTKFLNTLKEKLILRMDDADEI, encoded by the coding sequence ATGAAATTGCTTTCCCAAAAACTACTATCCGAGCTGCAGTTACGTTTGGATATAATCCATTCCGAAACTACCGAACCGCTTGACTATGCAGAAAAAGGAATAAAGGCATCCATAGCAGTTCTTGAAAAATTGAAAACCAAATTCATATCCCATGTTTTTCAGGATAAAGGGGAAGAAATCGACTTTTTTCGCAACTATAAGCCTCAGCTGGCATCCAAGCTCATTTACTACAATGAGGTATATACCATCACATCCAATAAACCGATTGGTTCCAAAAAAGCAATACGGAATTACTATAAAACCGAATTGGACAAGCTTGAAATCTTCTTTAATGAAAACCTCGAATTTTATCGCTACTACCGCACCGGCAATCAGGCATTGGATAACAAGTACTTTTTACGGGGAAAATACGACGTACGACTAACCTTGGATAGCTTTTACTTTCAGGCCGATCAGCGATTTTCTACTTCTCATGATTATAAAGTGGCACAAATTTTAGCGAACGATGCGATTAAGGTCTTTCTCGAATCGGAAATACTAAAGCTTGTCAGTAACTCCGAAAATCCTTCTTCTCTATATAGACATAATGGTCAATCCTGGACAGGCTCGAAAGTTGCTCTGATAGAATTAATTTACGCACTTCACGCAGAAGGAGTATTTAATAACGGCCAATCAGAATTAAAAGAAGTCGTAAAAAGTTTTGAGTCTGCTTTTGATATTGACTTAGGACAGTTCAATAGGGTTTTCCTAGAAATACGCGCCAGAAAATCAGAAAGGACAAAGTTCCTTAACACATTAAAGGAAAAGTTAATCTTGCGGATGGACGATGCAGATGAAATATAA
- a CDS encoding helix-turn-helix domain-containing protein: MFQKKYAIIFFLIVNCTLAQLPNNSAFDSLSNKSYEYLRNGFETTIYNKDKSKIYVQVWLQKAKAEKDNYHQLALAYKAYVINADKSIRLFYADSMISNAKKTNDDELIGSSYMAKGIIHYNRNEHSKALDNYLIADRYIAQTNMTPLNYQIKYGIAQIKYYLGFYDEAISLFRECVGYFKNENDRAYLNSIHCLGLCYNQTGNYNLATITNQIGISEGRLFEDTGMEFYFNHSEGINQCSIGNYTAAITKLKSALPEIIALNDDTNETVAYFYIGKSYWSLKRYNDAVTYFKKVDHIFQKKGYILPNLRRGYEYLIDYYKQHNDTESQLFYINQLLKVDKVLAQDYKYLLKKIVKEYDTKELIKAKNAIENTVVLTRILACIIVLLMAVIIMYLIQKNRRNKKLFEELMNRDTGNHMHPSDTIFEGLESYPSASELAKQIPEIPETESNDKQPTRDITPAIEAAIVKNLEKFELNKKYLEKDMTVTKMATILHTNSKYVTKVIAKHRGKGTIEYITELKLDYIIEMLKTDSRYRNYTNKALGDEAGFRTTQNFTRAFKSHTGITPTYFSYKLKKSINTGDSQ; the protein is encoded by the coding sequence ATGTTTCAGAAGAAATACGCAATTATTTTTTTCTTAATAGTGAATTGTACTTTGGCGCAGTTGCCTAATAATTCGGCTTTTGACAGTCTTTCTAATAAAAGCTATGAGTATTTGCGTAATGGGTTTGAAACTACCATATACAATAAGGATAAATCAAAAATCTACGTGCAGGTGTGGCTGCAAAAAGCGAAGGCAGAAAAAGATAACTACCATCAATTAGCATTGGCTTACAAAGCATACGTAATCAATGCCGACAAATCCATAAGGCTTTTTTATGCCGACAGCATGATTAGCAATGCCAAAAAAACAAACGATGATGAACTCATTGGCTCATCATATATGGCAAAGGGTATAATCCATTACAATCGTAATGAACATAGTAAGGCGCTCGATAACTATTTAATTGCGGACAGGTATATTGCTCAAACCAATATGACACCACTGAATTACCAGATAAAATACGGAATTGCACAAATTAAGTATTACCTCGGATTTTATGACGAGGCAATTTCTCTCTTCAGGGAATGTGTAGGTTATTTTAAGAACGAAAATGACCGCGCTTATCTTAACTCAATACACTGTCTTGGGTTGTGCTACAATCAAACGGGTAATTACAATTTGGCTACAATCACTAACCAGATAGGAATTAGTGAGGGCAGGTTATTTGAAGATACAGGCATGGAATTCTATTTTAATCACTCAGAGGGCATAAATCAATGTTCAATCGGTAATTATACTGCTGCCATTACAAAACTGAAGTCAGCATTGCCGGAGATTATTGCACTAAACGATGACACAAATGAAACAGTAGCCTATTTTTATATTGGAAAATCGTACTGGTCATTAAAGCGGTATAATGACGCAGTGACATATTTTAAAAAAGTTGACCATATATTTCAGAAGAAAGGATATATACTGCCCAATCTCCGTCGGGGCTATGAATATTTAATAGATTATTATAAACAACACAACGATACTGAATCGCAGCTTTTCTATATCAACCAATTATTAAAAGTGGATAAGGTATTGGCGCAGGATTATAAATACCTTTTAAAGAAAATCGTAAAGGAATATGATACCAAGGAACTTATAAAGGCCAAAAACGCAATCGAGAATACAGTGGTGCTTACCCGAATTTTGGCTTGCATAATCGTTTTGCTTATGGCAGTAATCATTATGTATTTAATTCAAAAAAATAGACGAAACAAAAAGCTATTTGAAGAATTAATGAATCGGGACACTGGAAATCATATGCATCCATCTGATACTATTTTTGAAGGGCTTGAAAGTTACCCGAGCGCAAGCGAACTGGCGAAGCAAATTCCGGAGATTCCGGAAACGGAAAGCAATGACAAACAGCCTACTCGTGATATCACCCCCGCTATTGAAGCCGCTATTGTCAAAAATTTAGAGAAGTTTGAGCTCAACAAGAAGTATCTGGAAAAAGATATGACAGTCACAAAAATGGCAACAATTCTACACACCAACTCAAAATATGTAACAAAGGTGATCGCAAAGCATCGCGGCAAAGGAACTATAGAATACATCACCGAATTAAAATTAGATTACATCATCGAAATGCTCAAAACCGACAGTCGCTACAGGAATTACACCAACAAAGCACTTGGCGATGAAGCCGGGTTTCGTACCACTCAAAATTTCACCCGCGCTTTCAAATCCCACACCGGAATTACGCCAACCTACTTCAGTTACAAATTAAAGAAGTCAATAAATACGGGAGATTCACAATAA
- a CDS encoding helix-turn-helix domain-containing protein produces the protein MAVEILTKEDLNDFRTLLLNDIREILQGKTEQTKQWLKSKEVRKLLNISPGTLQTLRINKTLSYTKIGGIIYYAQKDIEKLLDENKVSSERTLFNSK, from the coding sequence ATGGCAGTTGAAATTCTTACCAAGGAAGACCTAAACGATTTCCGCACATTACTTTTAAATGACATTAGAGAAATTCTCCAAGGCAAAACCGAACAGACCAAACAATGGTTAAAATCAAAAGAGGTACGCAAACTACTCAATATCTCTCCGGGAACATTACAAACTTTGCGCATTAACAAAACCTTGTCATACACTAAAATTGGAGGCATTATCTACTATGCACAAAAGGATATCGAAAAATTACTCGATGAGAATAAAGTAAGCTCCGAAAGAACCTTGTTCAACTCAAAGTAA
- a CDS encoding transcriptional regulator, with translation MNYIKHLTGFFDKVANDRMLNPTHVSLYMSLFQFWNYNRFRNPISISRDEVMRISKISSKATYHKCLKALHSQGYIKYEPSYNPFKGSHVFLFNFSDDLKPLPKSASSNFKPVDEQVLNKLQTSNATSTEQVDEQVVVPYINNTNKINDLNNSNSVNLGEQAKKIEEEQFVFKNETNNPKEKSSAKKEKTFEIKRRTASGSQVDLEPPNLEEVLEYFGHQHFPETEANKFFNYFKSIGWLVGGKTPMADWQAAANNWMLNAPKFITNERTDRTKQLDTSAGKDYSEPL, from the coding sequence ATGAATTACATTAAACACCTTACCGGTTTTTTTGATAAAGTAGCCAATGATAGAATGTTGAATCCAACACATGTAAGTCTATACATGTCATTGTTTCAATTCTGGAATTACAACCGGTTTAGAAACCCGATTAGCATTTCCCGTGATGAAGTAATGAGAATTAGCAAGATTAGTTCAAAAGCAACTTATCACAAATGCCTTAAAGCATTGCATTCACAAGGTTATATCAAATACGAGCCCTCATACAATCCCTTCAAGGGCAGCCATGTTTTTTTATTCAATTTTTCCGATGATTTAAAGCCATTACCAAAAAGTGCCAGTTCAAATTTTAAACCTGTCGATGAACAAGTTCTAAACAAGTTACAGACAAGCAATGCAACAAGTACTGAACAAGTTGATGAACAAGTCGTAGTACCTTATATAAACAATACAAACAAAATAAACGATTTAAACAATTCAAACAGTGTAAACTTGGGCGAGCAAGCAAAAAAAATTGAAGAAGAACAATTTGTTTTTAAAAATGAGACGAACAATCCAAAAGAAAAAAGTTCCGCAAAAAAAGAAAAGACATTTGAGATTAAGAGGAGGACTGCCAGTGGCAGTCAGGTAGATTTAGAACCGCCGAATCTTGAAGAAGTACTCGAATATTTTGGTCATCAACATTTTCCCGAAACCGAAGCCAATAAGTTTTTTAATTATTTCAAAAGCATTGGTTGGCTTGTTGGCGGCAAAACACCAATGGCCGACTGGCAGGCCGCTGCCAATAACTGGATGTTAAACGCTCCAAAATTCATCACCAATGAACGAACAGACAGGACAAAACAACTCGACACCTCAGCAGGAAAAGACTATTCCGAGCCTTTGTAA
- a CDS encoding ATPase, with the protein MDEIKNHYNYQEVITWIEKKGVELYGSHFYIPESDHSVIYRLIAYFLKDEQTCFRYNLDLNKGIILSGPVGCGKTSLISIMKYLTLVPHKFSVKACRDVSFEFIKDGYEVIHRYANGKLYISEPKIYCFDDLGVENNLKYYGNECNVMAEVFLSRYDIFIAKRIPTHITTNLSASEIEQHYGIRVRSRLREMMNLIAYDKNTKDKR; encoded by the coding sequence ATGGACGAAATAAAAAACCATTACAACTATCAAGAAGTGATAACTTGGATTGAGAAGAAAGGCGTTGAACTTTATGGCAGCCATTTCTATATCCCAGAAAGCGACCATTCCGTTATTTACCGTCTAATTGCCTATTTCCTGAAGGACGAACAAACATGCTTCCGCTACAATTTAGATTTGAATAAAGGAATCATACTTTCCGGTCCGGTCGGTTGTGGTAAAACTTCATTGATCAGCATCATGAAATACTTAACTTTGGTGCCTCATAAATTTTCGGTTAAGGCTTGCCGGGATGTAAGCTTTGAATTCATTAAGGATGGTTACGAAGTAATTCACCGTTATGCTAATGGTAAGCTTTATATATCTGAACCAAAAATTTACTGCTTCGATGACCTAGGGGTAGAAAATAATCTAAAATATTACGGGAATGAATGCAATGTAATGGCTGAAGTCTTTTTAAGCCGTTACGACATATTTATCGCAAAAAGAATTCCAACACACATTACGACAAATCTTTCGGCCTCCGAAATCGAACAGCATTACGGTATTAGGGTTAGAAGTCGTCTTCGCGAGATGATGAACCTGATTGCCTACGACAAAAACACAAAAGACAAACGCTAA
- a CDS encoding DUF3347 domain-containing protein translates to MKSSFIKIMVAAVMLLSTSINAQIKNAKTETVKVYGNCGMCKTTIEKTGSIKKIAKVDWNQETQMATLTYDTSVTNQDEILKRIALVGYDSDKFLAPDDVYNNLHGCCQYDRVAKVPVKEDNKTTASSEDHSNHNHSEMITTEVQKDNQLKVIFDNYFLLKDALISSDGTKTALASKELLTAINTVKMDKIEMDAHMVWMKVVDQLKEDAEHISDTKDIKHQRDHFTSLSKDMYTLIKAVKYETPVYFQFCPMYNDGKGANWLSKENAVKNPYYGSMMLSCGKTVETIK, encoded by the coding sequence ATGAAAAGTTCATTTATAAAAATAATGGTAGCAGCTGTAATGTTGCTATCAACTTCTATCAACGCACAAATAAAAAATGCAAAAACCGAAACAGTTAAAGTCTATGGAAACTGTGGAATGTGCAAAACTACCATCGAAAAAACAGGAAGTATTAAAAAAATTGCCAAAGTAGATTGGAACCAAGAAACCCAAATGGCAACATTAACTTATGATACAAGTGTAACAAATCAAGACGAAATACTAAAAAGAATTGCATTGGTCGGTTACGATAGTGATAAATTCCTTGCTCCTGATGATGTGTATAATAACCTACACGGTTGTTGTCAATACGACAGAGTGGCAAAAGTACCTGTAAAAGAAGACAACAAAACTACTGCTAGTAGCGAAGACCATTCTAATCACAACCATTCTGAAATGATCACAACCGAGGTTCAAAAGGATAATCAATTGAAAGTAATTTTCGATAATTACTTCTTGTTAAAAGATGCTCTTATTAGTTCTGATGGAACTAAAACAGCATTGGCTTCAAAAGAACTTTTGACAGCAATCAATACTGTAAAAATGGACAAGATTGAAATGGACGCTCACATGGTGTGGATGAAAGTTGTAGATCAGCTAAAAGAAGATGCAGAGCATATCTCAGATACTAAAGACATAAAGCACCAACGCGATCACTTTACCTCTTTATCCAAAGACATGTACACACTAATCAAAGCTGTAAAATATGAAACGCCGGTATATTTTCAATTCTGTCCAATGTACAACGATGGTAAAGGTGCCAATTGGTTGAGCAAAGAAAATGCAGTTAAAAATCCATATTATGGATCAATGATGTTAAGCTGTGGAAAAACAGTAGAGACGATTAAATAA
- a CDS encoding YncE family protein: protein MKNLSMIASLVGAIFLTSCNNNDDNMDTVNVDYPAAYIVNGEDATVSVVKLSTNEVTETIELMGTGSDMIMWPHHISSHQNHLAIGVPGMDLSAGHSGLMTAGMTGKLLVIDAMNGSIIKNINLPLMNHNSIYSPNGNEIWVPQMDEMNSKVLVYDATTNALLNTINVGMMAAELTFSSDGTKAYVANGDDDSITVIDASTKAIITTITVGDNPVGAWTGSNNKMYVDNEDGQTISVIDVATNSVDETITLGFMPGIASYNGPKNELWVSDPMNGKVHYWTWDAGMNMWMHGSSLNTGAGAHAIAFTTDGNTAYVTNQTANTVSVVNTTNHTVTKTINVGNKPNGIVIKM, encoded by the coding sequence ATGAAAAATTTATCAATGATAGCTTCATTAGTTGGAGCAATATTTTTAACATCTTGTAATAACAACGATGACAATATGGATACGGTAAATGTCGATTACCCTGCGGCATATATTGTAAACGGTGAAGATGCCACAGTTTCAGTAGTCAAGTTAAGTACTAATGAAGTAACTGAGACAATAGAATTAATGGGAACAGGTTCGGATATGATTATGTGGCCACACCATATCTCATCACATCAAAATCATTTAGCAATTGGAGTACCTGGTATGGACTTAAGCGCTGGGCATTCAGGATTAATGACCGCAGGAATGACAGGAAAACTATTGGTTATCGATGCTATGAATGGTTCAATTATAAAAAACATCAATCTTCCTTTAATGAACCACAATTCAATCTATTCTCCTAACGGAAATGAAATTTGGGTACCTCAAATGGATGAAATGAATAGCAAAGTTCTGGTATATGATGCTACTACGAATGCGTTATTAAATACAATTAATGTTGGAATGATGGCAGCTGAATTAACATTCTCTTCCGATGGTACCAAAGCTTATGTCGCAAATGGTGATGATGATAGTATTACAGTTATTGACGCCAGCACAAAAGCTATAATCACAACTATTACTGTTGGTGACAATCCAGTAGGTGCTTGGACAGGAAGTAATAATAAAATGTATGTAGACAATGAAGATGGACAAACTATTTCTGTTATTGACGTAGCTACAAACTCAGTAGATGAAACAATTACTTTAGGTTTCATGCCGGGAATAGCATCATATAATGGTCCTAAAAATGAACTATGGGTTTCTGACCCAATGAATGGAAAAGTACATTATTGGACTTGGGATGCAGGAATGAATATGTGGATGCATGGAAGTTCACTTAACACAGGTGCTGGTGCTCACGCAATTGCTTTCACAACAGACGGTAACACTGCCTATGTGACAAATCAAACGGCAAATACAGTTTCAGTTGTCAATACTACTAACCATACGGTGACCAAAACAATTAACGTGGGAAATAAACCAAATGGTATTGTTATAAAAATGTAA
- a CDS encoding TlpA disulfide reductase family protein: MKIFFYMTVLILYSFSIKAQIKVGDTIPSLILKSSSNSDVNTSSFKGKYVLIDFWASWCAPCRLGNKKLVKLHNDIDTAKIEIIGISIDTDTSKWLKAIEKDKIKFTQLIDSKGFDANTAIVFGVDELPSKYLFNPEGILIAKNPTEEEIVKLIK; encoded by the coding sequence ATGAAAATATTTTTTTATATGACAGTACTCATATTGTACTCATTTTCAATAAAAGCCCAAATTAAGGTTGGTGATACAATACCATCACTTATACTAAAAAGTAGTAGCAACAGTGATGTAAACACCTCATCATTCAAAGGCAAATATGTACTTATCGATTTTTGGGCATCTTGGTGCGCGCCTTGTAGATTAGGCAATAAGAAGTTAGTAAAACTCCATAATGACATAGATACAGCCAAAATTGAAATAATAGGAATATCAATCGATACAGACACAAGTAAATGGCTTAAAGCTATTGAAAAAGATAAAATTAAGTTCACTCAATTGATAGACTCAAAAGGTTTTGATGCTAATACTGCAATAGTTTTTGGAGTAGATGAATTACCATCAAAATACTTGTTTAATCCTGAAGGTATACTAATTGCAAAAAATCCAACAGAAGAAGAAATAGTAAAATTAATAAAATAG
- a CDS encoding heavy-metal-associated domain-containing protein — MKKINKTYLIVASIVLMFSIKGNAQIVKAEIRATGLTCSMCSNAINKQLKTLPEVVNVETDLNTNTFTVTLTEGNNLSPKVFKEKVEKAGFFIGTLVITAKPETITKSPYILVNDIATNGTEIQFQVVDKGYVTEKEFKKLSKSYKNVETYAAINEDDFHIKILN, encoded by the coding sequence ATGAAGAAAATTAATAAAACATATCTAATAGTAGCATCAATTGTTTTGATGTTCTCAATAAAAGGTAATGCCCAAATCGTAAAAGCCGAAATTAGGGCCACTGGTTTAACTTGTTCTATGTGCTCAAATGCTATAAACAAACAGCTAAAAACATTACCTGAAGTAGTTAATGTTGAAACTGACTTAAATACCAATACGTTTACAGTAACGTTAACAGAAGGAAATAATTTAAGCCCAAAAGTTTTTAAGGAGAAAGTGGAAAAAGCTGGCTTTTTTATAGGCACATTAGTGATAACAGCAAAACCTGAAACCATAACTAAAAGTCCTTATATTTTGGTTAATGACATAGCAACAAACGGAACGGAAATACAATTTCAAGTAGTTGACAAAGGCTATGTAACTGAAAAGGAGTTCAAAAAATTATCCAAATCATATAAGAATGTCGAAACGTATGCTGCAATCAATGAAGATGATTTCCACATTAAAATTCTAAATTAA
- a CDS encoding class I SAM-dependent methyltransferase, whose translation MSKTKFIPALGYDFLSDYYDLAIKVTMPEKKFRNRLIDFVDPKENEKIVEFGFGTAQNIIILKQRFPNCNVLGVDIDPKIKSIAEYKLNKAGIQVPLFLYDGNKLPFEDDSFDKVYSSLVFHQLDMITKLKCLLEINRILKPNGEVIIGDWGKAKTKWMRLSFYLVQLLDGFKTTTDNVNGLMTKYITDAGFKNVEEISYINTSIGTYSYYKAYKN comes from the coding sequence ATGAGTAAAACAAAATTTATCCCTGCATTAGGTTATGATTTTTTAAGCGATTACTATGATTTAGCTATAAAAGTAACAATGCCTGAAAAAAAGTTCAGAAACAGATTAATTGATTTTGTAGACCCAAAAGAGAATGAAAAAATAGTAGAGTTTGGTTTCGGAACGGCCCAAAACATTATCATACTCAAACAACGTTTTCCTAATTGTAATGTACTAGGAGTTGACATCGACCCAAAGATTAAGTCAATAGCTGAATATAAATTAAATAAGGCAGGAATTCAAGTACCGCTTTTTTTGTATGATGGAAATAAGTTACCATTTGAAGATGATTCATTTGACAAGGTTTATAGTTCTCTTGTTTTTCATCAGTTAGACATGATTACAAAGTTGAAATGTTTATTAGAGATTAATAGGATATTAAAACCAAATGGAGAAGTAATCATTGGAGATTGGGGTAAAGCAAAAACAAAATGGATGAGACTATCCTTTTACTTAGTTCAATTATTAGATGGTTTCAAAACTACCACTGATAACGTGAACGGATTAATGACAAAATACATTACTGATGCAGGATTTAAAAATGTTGAAGAAATAAGCTATATCAATACCTCAATAGGAACTTATTCATATTACAAAGCTTACAAAAATTAA
- a CDS encoding DUF3347 domain-containing protein, whose translation MKALILTAILAVSLLVSCNTKTKETENNTTEASANSSELFACPMHPEVTGKKGEKCSKCGMELTEPVTSKKMEDVKSTETKTDVTTVTQADYTTDIIISYINLKNRLVNDDSKGAADKGKVLLASFERFDTKTLDAKQKKEYLDIADDAKEHAEHIGDNAGKIDHQREHFATLSKDINDLIKMFGTKQKLYQDHCPMYNDGKGAIWISETKEIKNPFYGSQMLTCGSLKKTL comes from the coding sequence ATGAAAGCACTCATTTTAACAGCTATTTTAGCAGTCTCTTTATTAGTTTCTTGTAATACTAAAACAAAAGAAACAGAAAACAACACTACAGAAGCTTCAGCCAATTCAAGCGAGTTATTTGCCTGTCCAATGCACCCGGAAGTAACAGGAAAAAAAGGAGAAAAATGCTCCAAATGTGGTATGGAATTAACAGAACCGGTTACATCAAAAAAGATGGAAGATGTAAAATCAACCGAAACAAAAACCGATGTCACTACAGTAACTCAAGCAGACTATACAACAGATATTATTATTAGCTATATAAATCTTAAAAACAGATTAGTAAATGATGACAGTAAAGGTGCAGCAGATAAAGGAAAAGTACTATTAGCATCATTTGAAAGATTTGATACAAAAACATTAGATGCAAAACAAAAAAAGGAATATTTAGACATTGCTGATGATGCAAAAGAGCACGCAGAACATATAGGTGACAACGCCGGGAAAATAGACCATCAAAGAGAACATTTTGCCACACTTAGTAAAGACATCAACGATTTAATTAAAATGTTTGGAACCAAACAAAAATTATATCAAGACCATTGCCCAATGTATAATGATGGTAAAGGCGCTATTTGGATTAGCGAAACCAAAGAAATAAAAAATCCTTTCTATGGCTCACAGATGCTTACTTGTGGTAGTTTGAAAAAAACATTATAA
- a CDS encoding heme-binding domain-containing protein, whose protein sequence is MKRKLKKVGIALFLVLIAIQFYQPALNQNPRQDYTNDFLITTNAPNNISKLIQASCYDCHSNNTNYPWYSYIQPARFFMESHIATGKENLNFNEWGNYSSRKQNNKLERIAKQIESNEMPLSSYTLIHKKAILTASQKKEVLDWINKTKDSISLQN, encoded by the coding sequence ATGAAAAGGAAATTAAAAAAAGTAGGAATAGCACTTTTTTTGGTATTGATAGCAATACAATTCTATCAGCCTGCCCTAAATCAAAATCCGAGGCAGGATTATACAAATGATTTTCTTATCACAACTAATGCCCCAAATAATATTTCAAAGTTAATCCAGGCATCCTGCTATGATTGCCACAGTAACAACACCAATTATCCTTGGTACTCTTACATTCAACCCGCTCGTTTTTTTATGGAAAGTCATATTGCAACAGGAAAAGAAAATTTAAATTTTAATGAATGGGGAAATTATAGTAGCCGAAAGCAAAATAATAAATTAGAAAGAATTGCAAAACAAATCGAATCAAACGAAATGCCTTTGAGTTCTTATACTTTAATCCATAAAAAAGCAATCCTTACAGCCTCCCAAAAAAAAGAAGTATTGGATTGGATAAATAAAACAAAAGATAGTATTTCATTACAAAATTAA
- a CDS encoding efflux RND transporter permease subunit, which produces MVEKLITFSLRNRAIVLLVSACLFAWGVYSVQQNPIDAIPDLSENQVIVFTEWMGRSPQVIEAQVTYPLVSNLQGIPKVKNIRGASMFGMSFVYIIFEDDVDIYWARTRVLERLNYAQRLLPQNVVPTLGPDGTGVGHVFWYHLNAKGMDLGEQRALQDWYVKFALQTVPGVAEVASFGGFEKQYQLVLDPLKMQYYNVSMMEVMNAVKTNNNDVGGRKFEMSNMSYIVRGLGYIKNIKDVEDIAIKNYNSVPVKVKDIGSIQMGGDLRLGIFDENGNGEVVGGIVVMRYGENADKVITAVKEKMKEVEKGLPEGVTFKTSYDRSELIEKAIASVKGTLIEEMIVVSIVVLLFLFHWRSALIILIQLPISVAIGFILLEAFGISSNIMSLTGIALAIGVVVDDGIVMVENAYRTISEKQEEMDNNQ; this is translated from the coding sequence ATGGTAGAAAAATTAATAACATTCTCGCTACGAAATCGAGCAATTGTCTTGCTGGTTTCAGCTTGCTTATTTGCTTGGGGTGTTTACAGCGTTCAACAAAACCCCATTGACGCCATTCCTGATTTATCCGAAAATCAAGTGATTGTTTTTACGGAGTGGATGGGAAGAAGTCCACAGGTTATAGAAGCGCAGGTTACTTATCCGCTGGTTTCCAATTTACAAGGCATTCCAAAAGTCAAAAATATTCGGGGTGCTTCGATGTTTGGGATGAGCTTTGTCTACATCATTTTTGAAGATGATGTCGATATATATTGGGCAAGAACTCGGGTTCTAGAAAGATTAAATTATGCACAACGATTATTACCACAAAATGTAGTACCAACCTTGGGTCCTGATGGCACAGGTGTGGGTCACGTTTTTTGGTATCATTTAAATGCGAAAGGTATGGACTTGGGAGAACAAAGAGCCTTGCAAGATTGGTACGTGAAATTTGCCTTGCAAACCGTTCCGGGAGTTGCCGAAGTGGCTTCCTTTGGTGGATTTGAAAAGCAATATCAATTAGTTTTAGATCCATTGAAAATGCAATACTACAACGTCAGTATGATGGAAGTAATGAATGCTGTCAAAACAAATAATAATGACGTTGGAGGAAGAAAATTTGAAATGAGCAATATGTCCTATATCGTTAGAGGCTTGGGCTACATCAAAAACATAAAAGATGTAGAAGACATTGCTATTAAAAACTATAATTCCGTTCCGGTAAAAGTTAAAGATATTGGTTCAATACAAATGGGTGGCGATTTGAGACTAGGTATTTTTGATGAAAATGGCAATGGTGAAGTTGTTGGCGGAATTGTGGTAATGCGTTATGGTGAAAATGCTGACAAAGTAATCACGGCAGTAAAAGAGAAAATGAAAGAAGTCGAAAAAGGATTACCTGAAGGTGTTACTTTTAAAACGTCTTATGACCGAAGTGAATTAATAGAAAAAGCAATCGCATCTGTTAAAGGCACTTTAATAGAAGAAATGATTGTCGTTTCAATTGTTGTACTACTTTTTCTTTTTCATTGGCGAAGCGCTTTAATTATACTCATTCAATTACCAATATCTGTGGCTATTGGCTTTATTTTACTCGAAGCATTTGGTATTTCTTCAAACATTATGTCACTAACGGGGATTGCTCTGGCAATTGGTGTTGTCGTTGATGATGGTATCGTAATGGTAGAGAATGCATACAGGACAATTTCGGAGAAACAGGAAGAAATGGACAATAATCAGTAA